Proteins encoded together in one Impatiens glandulifera chromosome 1, dImpGla2.1, whole genome shotgun sequence window:
- the LOC124922228 gene encoding T-complex protein 1 subunit epsilon — MALAFDEYGRPFIIIKEQEQKSRLRGLDAQKANISAGKAIARILRTSLGPKGMDKMLQSPDGEVTITNDGATILEQMDVDNQIAKLMVELSRSQDYEIGDGTTGVVVMAGALLEQAEKLLERGIHPIRVAEGYEMASRVAVEHLEHISHKFDFSATSLESLIGPCMTTLSSKIVNRCKRSLAEIAVKAVMAVADLERKDVNLDLIKVEGKVGGKLEDTELIYGITVDKDMSHPQMPKVIQDAHIAILTCPFEPPKPKTKHKVDIDTVEKFQTLRKQEQQYFDEMVQKCKDVGATLVICQWGFDDEANHLLMHRNLPAVRWVGGVELELIAIATGGRIVPRFQELTTEKLGKAGLVRERSFGTTKDRMLYIEHCANSRAVTIFIRGGNKMMIEETKRSIHDALCVARNLIRNNSIVYGGGAAEISCSIAVEAAADKYPGVEQYAVRAFADALDAIPMALAENSGLQPIETLSAVKSQQIKDNNPCCGIDCNDVGTNDMREQNVFETLIGKQQQILLATQVVKMILKIDDVISPSEY; from the exons ATGGCTCTGGCTTTCGATGAGTACGGAAGGCCATTCATAATCATCAAGGAGCAAGAGCAGAAGTCGAGGTTGAGAGGTCTCGATGCTCAGAAAGCCAATATTTCCGCTGGAAAGGCGATTGCTCGCATCCTTCGTACTTCCCTTGGTCCCAAGGGCATGGACAAGATGCTTCAAAGTCCAGACGGAGAAGTCACCATTA CAAACGATGGTGCAACTATATTGGAACAGATGGACGTTGACAATCAAATTGCAAAGCTTATGGTTGAATTGTCCAGAAGTCAAGACTATGAAATTGGTGATGGAACTACTGGAGTTGTTGTGATGGCAGGTGCACTTCTTGAACAGGCTGAGAAGCTCCTAGAGCGTGGTATTCATCCTATCAGGGTGGCAGAGGGCTATGAAATGGCTTCTAGAGTTGCTGTTGAACATCTTGAACACATATctcataaatttgattttagtgCAACTAGCCTAGAATCTCTTATTGGACCATGCATGACCACACTGTCATCCAAGAT TGTGAATAGATGCAAACGAAGTTTGGCTGAGATTGCTGTTAAGGCAGTTATGGCTGTGGCAGATTTGGAAAGGAAGGATGTTAACCTGGACCTGATCAAAGTGGAGGGAAAGGTAGGTGGGAAGTTGGAGGATACAGAGTTGATTTATGGAATCACCGTCGATAAGGATATGAGCCACCCTCAGATGCCTAAGGTAATCCAAGATGCCCATATTGCTATTCTAACTTGCCCGTTTGAGCCACCGAAGCCAAAGACCAAGCATAAGGTTGACATTGACACTGTTGAAAAGTTCCAAACTTTACGTAAACAAGAGCAGCAATATTTTGATGAAATGGTCCAGAAGTGTAAG GATGTTGGTGCTACTTTAGTGATATGCCAATGGGGTTTTGATGATGAAGCAAATCATCTACTGATGCACAGAAATCTGCCTGCTGTTCGTTGGGTAGGTGGTGTTGAGCTGGAGCTCATAGCCATAGCCACTG GGGGAAGAATTGTCCCAAGGTTTCAGGAGCTGACAACAGAGAAGCTTGGAAAG GCTGGACTGGTGCGAGAAAGATCATTTGGCACAACAAAAGACAGGATGCTTTACATTGAACACTGTGCAAACTCAAGGGCCGTCACAATATTCATTCGTGGTG GtaacaagatgatgatagaaGAGACTAAACGCAGTATTCATGATGCTTTGTGTGTGGCTAGAAATCTTATTCGCAACAACTCTATTGTGTACGGTGGTGGTGCTGCTGAAATTTCTTGCTCGATTGCTGTGGAGGCTGCTGCTGATAAGTATCCAGGAGTAGAGCAA TATGCTGTGAGGGCATTTGCAGATGCCTTGGATGCCATTCCAATGGCACTTGCAGAAAATAGTGGTCTTCAACCTATTGAAACCTTATCTGCTGTCAAGTCTCAGCAAATTAAG GACAACAATCCTTGCTGTGGAATAGACTGCAATGATGTGGGAACAAATGACATGCGCGAGCAAAATGTTTTTGAGACATTGATCGGTAAGCAGCAGCAAATCTTGCTGGCAACTCAGGTTGTGAAGATGATCCTAAAGATCGATGATGTCATTTCCCCATCCGAATACTGA
- the LOC124922229 gene encoding probable pectate lyase 5, translated as MARNPMMFLSCLLLSLDIAITIAVSSSPVQDPELVVREVHERINNASRRNLGYLSCGTGNPIDDCWRCDSNWEKNRQRLADCAIGFGKHAVGGRDGKIYVVTDPSNDNPVNPKPGTLRHAVIQNEPLWIIFARDMVIKLKEELLMNSFKTIDGRGASVHISGGPCITIQYVTNIIIHGINIHDCKRGGNADVRDSPEHYGWRTVSDGDGISIFGGSHVWVDHCSLSNCNDGLIDAIHGSTAITISNNYLTHHNKVMLLGHSDTYTQDKNMQATIAFNHFGEGLVQRMPRCRHGYFHVVNNDYSHWEMYAIGGSANPTINSQGNRFAAPNDRFNKEVTKHEDAPEKEWKKWNWRSEGDLLLNGAFFTASGAGASSSYAKASSLGARPSNIVGSITSAAGTLHCKKGSRC; from the exons ATGGCAAGAAATCCAATGATGTTTCTTTCTTGTCTACTTCTTTCTCTAGACATTGCCATTACCATTGCTGTTTCTTCTTCCCCTGTTCAGGATCCTGAGCTGGTTGTTCGTGAAGTTCATGA GAGAATCAATAATGCTTCAAGAAGAAATCTTGGATACCTCTCATGTGGAACTGGAAACCCAATTGACGATTGCTGGCGTTGTGACTCCAATTGGGAAAAAAACAGACAAAGACTCGCAGACTGCGCAATCGGCTTCGGAAAACACGCTGTCGGCGGTCGTGACGGCAAGATCTACGTAGTAACCGACCCTTCAAACGATAATCCAGTAAACCCAAAACCAGGAACACTCCGTCACGCCGTCATTCAAAACGAACCCCTCTGGATTATCTTCGCCAGAGACATGGTAATCAAGTTGAAAGAAGAACTCTTAATGAATTCCTTCAAAACAATAGACGGCCGTGGAGCTTCAGTCCACATCTCCGGCGGCCCCTGCATCACGATCCAATACGTCACCAATATCATAATCCACGGAATCAATATCCACGACTGTAAACGGGGAGGAAACGCCGATGTTAGGGACTCGCCTGAGCATTACGGGTGGAGGACGGTGTCGGATGGTGATGGAATATCGATATTCGGAGGCAGCCATGTTTGGGTTGATCATTGTTCTTTGTCTAACTGTAACGACGGTTTGATTGATGCTATACATGGTTCAACGGCTATCACGATTTCAAATAATTACTTGACACATCATAATAAGGTTATGTTGTTAGGTCATAGTGATACTTATACTCAAGATAAGAACATGCAGGCCACCATTGCTTTTAATCATTTCGGAGAAGGCCTTGTTCAGAGAATGCCGAG ATGTAGACATGGGTATTTTCATGTGGTGAACAATGATTATAGTCATTGGGAGATGTATGCGATTGGTGGAAGTGCAAATCCAACAATTAACAGTCAAGGAAACAGATTTGCAGCTCCAAATGATCGGTTTAACAAAGAGGTGACAAAGCATGAAGATGCGCCGGAAAAGGAATGGAAGAAATGGAATTGGAGATCGGAAGGGGATTTGTTGTTGAACGGAGCTTTTTTTACGGCGTCCGGCGCCGGAGCATCGTCAAGTTATGCAAAAGCATCGAGCTTGGGGGCTAGACCTTCGAATATAGTGGGATCTATTACATCTGCTGCCGGTACTCTTCATTGCAAGAAGGGTTCAAGATGTTGA